One segment of Sylvia atricapilla isolate bSylAtr1 chromosome 8, bSylAtr1.pri, whole genome shotgun sequence DNA contains the following:
- the GPRIN2 gene encoding G protein-regulated inducer of neurite outgrowth 2: MSSDSHQLHTHSYQDSLSSCHSLLNVNSHPLSKSSSNLACIGHSRSLEERQNKQELKKSHSSTICHIPENRSDASSVQSPGWSSSQPGMMGLGSEVQTINDQSANDHSEGRTKNTNHVLVTEQSSASWGVGDTKMCVKSSTVENVSSACFVHQQGMYKMEESGTALQRSHSDLTCSCKQQTYVPHIETSATHSSLISSGCRHDLPMAGMSFQMQRYGSETNENTSHCQNLVTHLPRDQQVPTNTFDSGSIPRNTTVYTDPGTLHGAVLGPHMPGNGFPNRTMFSQAPGITHGGLTYGSIPNSTYSPKVMTVHNNSAGPCSLRQDALRADATIPAYCHSLPIPSIQLVPRLVCSVSETEKEQAAPGYFHSFSASDILTYPKLVSSVSESGLDAKKILKCCNIPEEQLQCAQQERAPPEAKAARGSQQGADMVVTTKDMWTMTSMNDITKGLKPPLERRDAEVQTLPTMECKSVATSPAAAAEGHSHVFPEVNLEQDLEAPKSPVREVRWDDEGMTWEVYGASVDPEVLGVAIQKHLEFQIEQFQTEPAEAAEKSNEEPPPEKTAKKGPFRTMMHSLRYPSCCARSSTAVE; encoded by the coding sequence ATGTCATCTGACAGCCACCAGCTCCACACCCATTCCTATCAGGACTCACTAAGTTCTTGTCACAGTCTCTTGAATGTCAACAGTCACCCCCTATCCAAGAGCTCCTCAAATCTGGCCTGTATTGGGCACTCAAGGAGTTTAGaggaaaggcaaaacaaacaggAGCTGAAGAAAAGCCACAGTAGCACCATCTGCCATATCCCGGAAAACAGGAGTGATGCAAGCAGTGTGCAGAGTCCTGGCTGgtcctcctcccagcctgggatGATGGGACTTGGATCAGAGGTCCAAACCATAAATGACCAGTCAGCCAATGACCATTCAGAGGGCAGAACTAAGAACACAAACCATGTTCTTGTCACTGAGCAGTCCTCAGCATCCTGGGGAGTGGGGGACACTAAGATGTGTGTAAAGAGCAGCACTGTTGAGAATGTTTCTTCAGCCTGCTTTGTTCACCAGCAAGGCATGTATAAAATGGAAGAATCAGGAACTGCCCTTCAGAGAAGCCACTCAGACCTAACCTGCAGCTGCAAACAGCAGACCTATGTCCCTCACATAGAAACCAGTGCTACTCACTCCAGCCTAATCTCTTCTGGTTGCAGGCACGATCTGCCAATGGCTGGGATGTCTTTTCAAATGCAGAGATATGGatcagaaacaaatgaaaatacatcTCACTGTCAAAACCTTGTGACTCATCTTCCTAGAGACCAGCAAGTACCCACAAATACCTTTGACAGTGGCAGTATTCCACGTAACACTACTGTTTACACAGATCCTGGCACACTTCACGGTGCTGTTCTAGGACCCCACATGCCTGGAAATGGTTTCCCAAACAGGACAATGTTCAGTCAGGCCCCTGGGATTACTCATGGTGGTCTAACTTACGGTAGTATTCCAAACTCCACGTACTCCCCCAAGGTGATGACTGTTCACAACAACTCTGCAGGGCCCTGCAGTCTCAGGCAGGATGCCTTGAGGGCAGATGCCACCATCCCAGCCTATTGCCACTCCTTGCCCATCCCATCCATACAGCTCGTCCCGCGCTTGGTGTGCTCCGTCAGCgagacagaaaaagagcaggCAGCACCTGGCTACTTCCattccttttctgcttcagacATTCTGACATATCCTAAGCTGGTCTCTTCAGTGAGTGAATCAGGCCTGGATGCCAAGAAAATCCTGAAGTGCTGTAACATTCCTGAAGAACAACTGCAGTGTGCTCAGCAGGAGAGAGCTCCTCCAGAAGCCAAGGCTGCTCGTGGCAGCCAGCAAGGTGCAGACATGGTAGTGACAACTAAGGATATGTGGACTATGACCTCTATGAATGACATAACCAAAGGCCTGAAACCACCTCTGGAGCGTAGAGATGCTGAGGTACAAACTCTTCCAACCATGGAATGCAAATCAGTGGCAAcaagcccagcagctgcagcagaaggtcACTCACATGTGTTCCCAGAGGTGAACCTGGAGCAAGACTTGGAGGCCCCCAAATCTCCGGTTCGTGAAGTGAGATGGGATGATGAAGGAATGACATGGGAAGTGTACGGGGCATCTGTGGATCCAGAAGTCCTTGGAGTAGCCATTCAAAAACATCTCGAGTTTCAAATAGAGCAGTTCCAGACAGAGcctgctgaggcagctgagaAAAGTAATGAGGAGCCACCCCCTGAAAAAACTGCGAAAAAAGGGCCTTTCAGAACAATGATGCATTCCCTGAGATACCCAAGCTGTTGTGCTCGCTCCAGTACTGCCGTGGAGTGA